One Orrella dioscoreae genomic window carries:
- a CDS encoding substrate-binding protein yields MISRRALLQGSLAAALAAPMRRVRAATPLRLGVLLPFSGGLEVVGHQARLGVELAVARLNAAGGVLGAPIEVTWQDDKTDPKTAVERATSLIQRQKVAAIIGPILSPSRDAILAVHQRHQVPLLYAASFEGTTCSPQLFNVGTVPNQELDALLAALGGGADKPFYLFGADIAWGQKLFPRARALLSAQGSPVAGQELLALGTTDFSATLRRIADSGARVLVQAFPGAGGLNFLKQASQFGLLRQLDYAYVGFSESGLRALQPGEGEGIWTQTPFVASLRTEAAASFVAAARQHAPAILPTRFATAHYNAVLALAGAAERSKDTSREALLQGLPGVALDGPSGPVTLDPASRAANQTLYLGRVQAGELVATRTLGRIQADTLCG; encoded by the coding sequence ATGATCTCGCGCCGCGCCCTGCTCCAGGGCAGCCTCGCCGCCGCGCTGGCCGCGCCCATGCGCCGCGTCCGGGCGGCCACGCCCTTGCGCCTGGGCGTCCTGCTGCCCTTCTCCGGCGGCCTCGAAGTGGTCGGCCACCAGGCCCGCCTGGGCGTGGAGCTGGCCGTGGCCCGGCTGAACGCCGCGGGCGGCGTGCTGGGCGCCCCCATCGAGGTCACCTGGCAGGACGACAAGACCGACCCCAAGACCGCGGTGGAACGCGCCACCTCGCTGATCCAGCGGCAGAAGGTCGCGGCCATCATCGGCCCCATCCTGTCCCCCTCCCGCGACGCCATCCTGGCGGTGCACCAGCGTCACCAGGTGCCCTTGCTGTACGCGGCCAGCTTCGAGGGCACCACCTGCAGCCCGCAACTCTTCAACGTGGGCACCGTGCCCAACCAGGAGCTGGACGCCCTGCTGGCAGCGCTCGGGGGTGGCGCGGACAAGCCCTTCTACCTTTTCGGCGCTGACATTGCCTGGGGCCAGAAACTCTTTCCCCGCGCCCGCGCGCTGCTGTCCGCGCAGGGCAGCCCGGTGGCAGGACAGGAGCTGCTGGCGCTGGGCACGACCGACTTCTCGGCCACGCTGCGGCGCATCGCCGACAGCGGCGCACGGGTCCTGGTCCAGGCCTTTCCCGGCGCCGGGGGCCTGAACTTCCTGAAGCAGGCCAGCCAGTTCGGCTTGCTGCGCCAACTCGACTACGCCTATGTCGGCTTCAGCGAATCCGGACTGCGCGCCTTGCAACCCGGCGAGGGCGAAGGCATCTGGACGCAGACCCCCTTCGTGGCCAGCCTGCGCACCGAGGCCGCCGCAAGTTTCGTGGCGGCGGCCCGCCAGCATGCACCCGCCATCCTGCCCACGCGTTTCGCCACGGCGCATTACAACGCCGTACTCGCCCTCGCCGGCGCGGCCGAACGCAGCAAGGACACGTCTCGCGAAGCCCTGTTGCAGGGCCTGCCCGGCGTCGCCCTGGACGGCCCCTCGGGTCCGGTCACCCTGGACCCGGCCAGCCGAGCCGCCAACCAGACCCTGTATCTCGGCCGCGTGCAGGCAGGCGAACTTGTCGCCACCCGGACGCTCGGCCGCATCCAGGCGGACACGCTGTGCGGCTAG
- a CDS encoding ABC transporter ATP-binding protein — translation MLQAHALGHAFGRQCALDGVSLRMDSGDTLCVIGPNGSGKTTLFNTLSGQLQPQRGQVLFRGMALRGRRPDQIARLGLGRKFQVPSVFGTLSSLDNLLLARRAAGLPARPADVDTLLRDTGLAGRAQVPAAELSHGERQWLEIAMVTSQAPRLLLLDEPTAGMTQAETLATVALIRKLCQRDGIACIVVEHDMQFVAALESKVMVLADGRVIAQGAFDTVRQSAAVRQAYLGHDA, via the coding sequence TTGCTGCAAGCGCACGCCCTCGGCCATGCCTTTGGCCGCCAGTGCGCGCTCGACGGCGTCTCCTTGCGCATGGACAGCGGCGACACCCTGTGCGTGATCGGCCCTAACGGATCAGGCAAGACCACCTTGTTCAACACGCTGTCCGGTCAATTGCAGCCCCAGCGGGGCCAGGTCCTGTTCCGCGGCATGGCCCTGCGCGGCAGGCGGCCCGACCAGATCGCGCGGCTGGGCCTGGGCCGGAAATTCCAGGTTCCCAGCGTCTTCGGCACGCTCAGCAGCCTGGACAACCTGCTGCTGGCCCGCCGGGCTGCCGGCCTGCCTGCCCGCCCGGCCGACGTGGACACGCTGCTGCGCGACACCGGCCTGGCTGGGCGCGCCCAGGTGCCGGCCGCCGAGCTGTCGCATGGCGAGCGCCAATGGCTGGAGATCGCCATGGTGACCTCGCAGGCGCCTCGCCTGCTGCTCCTGGACGAACCCACCGCCGGCATGACGCAAGCCGAGACGCTGGCCACGGTCGCCCTGATACGAAAGCTGTGCCAGCGCGACGGCATCGCCTGCATCGTGGTCGAACACGACATGCAGTTCGTCGCGGCGCTGGAAAGCAAGGTGATGGTGCTGGCCGATGGCCGGGTCATCGCGCAAGGCGCTTTCGACACGGTCCGGCAATCAGCCGCCGTCCGGCAAGCCTATCTCGGCCATGACGCCTGA
- a CDS encoding TonB-dependent receptor, which translates to MTSFFPDARWRQAARRALLRAHLTLPAALCLTAFHSPAIHAQEAAVFLDIPAQSLDAALIQLGRQTGLQVFYAPEAVSGLRAPALQGRLTPDQALARLLAGQPVDYRREGREVTLNRSDVTQLKPVTVLGNTLPPGAALQQEGGEAEGYRVRTVSSLGTLGAMDIRDAPYAITVVPRDLITNIQAQSPDDVFRINPTTQSTTPQMTGWAPMVRIRGFGTYDTAEDGLRRPNSFATSMEDKERVEVLSGLSGFMYGAASPGGMVNYVYKRPTLERLNSLTVGNYGGSQYYAHGDFGGRIDAQGRAGYRLNVVRQDGSTAIDDQKVDRTLISGALDWQLTDRLLAEVNASYHRYRTEGASAYWTYRPGVSRTPVPDASKQWSQPWIRDEFEKTRLMGKLTYQASDRITLRGSVMREYHDRPVQDHTMNSGRLNDEYYQIAIRSGRTKNEYQAATLMADIDLETGPLSHRLTLGYYGYSDKSWATPDSPNTGWLGPFPRSAPVHRPEPVFPDTASRPYYSGKMENQNLFLGDVIEFGDQWTLIAGVNHSRIRTRSLNAQGVRTQPDYDQRRNSPSVSLSYKPLSWLTTYATYIEGLEQGGVAPEEASNRDQIMAPMVSKQKEIGVKASVGGTLLTAALFDIEKAYEFIDGGNTYTQDGRQQHRGLELTASGKVSERVTVFGGLTWLDAKVKQSALDGKMPMNVSRTVAKLYSEYAFAEVPGLALTGGIYYTGKQWADDANTSRLPSFTTADVGLRYATKVSGKPLTLRLNVNNLADRNYWINSYYVGPPRSVAFSAQMQF; encoded by the coding sequence GTGACCTCCTTTTTCCCAGACGCACGTTGGCGCCAGGCGGCGCGGCGTGCCCTGCTGCGCGCGCACCTGACCCTGCCGGCGGCCCTGTGCCTGACGGCGTTCCACAGCCCGGCCATCCATGCGCAGGAAGCTGCCGTCTTCCTCGACATCCCGGCGCAATCCCTCGATGCGGCGCTTATCCAGCTGGGACGCCAGACCGGCCTGCAGGTGTTCTATGCGCCCGAGGCGGTCTCGGGCCTGCGCGCCCCGGCGCTGCAAGGCAGGCTGACCCCCGACCAGGCCCTGGCGCGGCTGCTGGCCGGCCAGCCCGTGGACTATCGGCGCGAAGGCAGGGAGGTCACGCTCAACCGCTCGGACGTCACCCAGCTCAAGCCGGTGACGGTGCTGGGCAACACGCTGCCGCCTGGCGCGGCGCTGCAGCAGGAAGGCGGCGAGGCCGAGGGCTACCGCGTGCGCACGGTGTCGTCGTTGGGCACGCTGGGCGCGATGGATATTCGCGATGCGCCCTATGCGATCACCGTCGTGCCGCGCGACCTGATCACCAACATCCAGGCGCAATCGCCCGATGACGTGTTCCGCATCAACCCCACCACGCAGAGCACGACGCCGCAGATGACCGGTTGGGCACCCATGGTGCGCATCCGCGGCTTCGGCACCTATGACACCGCCGAGGACGGCCTGCGCCGCCCCAACAGTTTCGCCACGTCGATGGAGGACAAGGAGCGCGTCGAAGTGCTGAGCGGCCTGTCCGGCTTCATGTATGGCGCGGCCTCGCCGGGCGGCATGGTGAACTATGTGTACAAGCGTCCCACCCTGGAGCGCCTGAACAGCCTGACCGTGGGCAACTATGGCGGCAGCCAGTACTACGCGCATGGCGATTTCGGCGGTCGTATCGACGCGCAAGGGCGCGCGGGCTATCGCTTGAACGTCGTGCGCCAGGACGGCAGCACGGCCATCGACGACCAGAAGGTCGACCGCACGCTGATCAGCGGCGCCCTGGATTGGCAGTTGACCGACAGGCTGCTGGCCGAGGTCAACGCCAGCTACCACCGCTATCGCACCGAAGGCGCAAGCGCCTATTGGACCTATCGGCCGGGCGTGAGCCGCACGCCGGTGCCGGACGCGAGCAAGCAGTGGTCGCAGCCCTGGATCCGCGACGAATTCGAGAAGACCCGCCTGATGGGCAAGCTGACCTACCAGGCCAGCGACCGCATCACCCTGCGCGGCAGCGTGATGCGGGAATATCACGACCGGCCGGTGCAGGACCACACCATGAACTCGGGCCGCCTGAACGACGAGTACTACCAGATCGCGATCCGTTCCGGCCGCACCAAGAATGAATACCAGGCCGCCACGCTGATGGCGGACATCGATCTCGAGACCGGTCCGCTGTCGCATCGCCTGACCCTGGGTTATTACGGTTATTCGGACAAGAGCTGGGCCACGCCGGACAGTCCCAACACCGGCTGGCTGGGACCGTTCCCGCGCAGTGCGCCCGTGCATCGGCCGGAGCCCGTGTTCCCCGACACCGCGTCGCGGCCGTACTACTCGGGCAAGATGGAGAACCAGAACCTGTTCCTGGGCGACGTGATCGAGTTCGGGGACCAGTGGACGCTGATCGCCGGCGTGAACCACAGCCGGATCCGCACGCGCAGCCTGAACGCGCAGGGCGTTCGCACGCAGCCCGACTACGACCAGCGTCGCAATTCGCCGTCGGTCTCGCTGAGCTACAAGCCGCTGTCCTGGCTGACGACGTACGCGACCTATATCGAAGGCCTGGAGCAGGGCGGCGTGGCGCCCGAAGAGGCGTCCAACCGGGACCAGATCATGGCGCCCATGGTCAGCAAGCAGAAGGAGATCGGGGTCAAGGCCAGCGTGGGCGGCACCTTGCTGACCGCGGCGCTGTTCGATATCGAGAAGGCCTACGAGTTCATCGACGGTGGCAACACCTATACGCAGGATGGCCGCCAGCAGCACCGGGGGCTGGAGCTGACGGCATCGGGCAAGGTGAGCGAGCGCGTCACGGTCTTCGGCGGCCTGACGTGGCTGGATGCCAAGGTCAAGCAGTCGGCGCTTGACGGCAAGATGCCGATGAACGTTTCGCGCACGGTTGCGAAGCTCTACTCGGAATACGCCTTCGCCGAGGTGCCGGGCCTGGCGTTGACCGGCGGTATCTACTACACCGGCAAGCAATGGGCCGACGATGCGAACACCAGCCGCCTGCCCTCGTTCACGACGGCGGACGTCGGCCTGCGCTACGCCACCAAGGTGTCGGGCAAGCCGCTGACCTTGCGGCTGAACGTCAACAACCTGGCCGACCGCAATTACTGGATCAACAGCTATTACGTGGGGCCGCCCCGCAGCGTGGCGTTCTCCGCCCAGATGCAGTTCTGA
- the nrdR gene encoding transcriptional regulator NrdR — MKCPFCDHADTQVLDSRVSEEGDTIRRRRRCLSCDRRFTTYERVELAMPSIVKRNGSRSEYQSEKLRASLALSLRKRPVSTEDVDAAVARIEEGLLTSGQREVPSAYLGELVMAELKKMDKVAYVRFASVYKSFEDIGEFVEAIREMQGPLLPKKLRK, encoded by the coding sequence ATGAAATGTCCATTCTGCGACCACGCCGACACCCAGGTGCTCGATTCGCGCGTCTCCGAAGAGGGCGACACCATTCGCCGCCGCCGCCGCTGCCTGTCCTGTGACCGGCGCTTCACGACCTATGAGCGGGTCGAGCTGGCCATGCCGTCCATCGTCAAGCGCAACGGCAGCCGCAGCGAATACCAGTCCGAGAAGCTGCGTGCCAGCCTGGCGCTGTCGCTGCGCAAGCGCCCGGTCAGCACCGAAGACGTCGACGCCGCCGTGGCCCGCATCGAGGAAGGCCTGCTTACCAGCGGCCAGCGCGAAGTCCCGTCCGCCTACCTGGGCGAGCTGGTCATGGCCGAGCTGAAGAAGATGGACAAGGTCGCCTACGTGCGCTTTGCCTCGGTCTACAAAAGCTTCGAGGACATCGGCGAGTTCGTGGAAGCCATCCGCGAGATGCAGGGGCCGCTGCTGCCCAAGAAGCTGCGCAAGTAA
- a CDS encoding cupin domain-containing protein yields the protein MADQTPAVTPRPFSGATLHFEDDHVAIWEEVFLPGIPTPPHRHLRDYIAVSLTDVDLRIEPLPGEAPESATSIVGESQAHPQAFRRTSRRGRVAHVAVTTQGAGHVAVNLANQEARMLIIEIKGSGAEKPAPRSRQGDTA from the coding sequence ATGGCCGACCAGACCCCCGCCGTCACGCCGCGCCCGTTTTCCGGCGCCACCCTCCATTTCGAGGACGACCACGTCGCCATCTGGGAAGAGGTTTTCCTGCCTGGCATCCCCACCCCGCCGCATCGCCATTTGCGCGACTACATCGCCGTGTCCCTGACCGACGTTGACTTGCGCATCGAACCGCTGCCCGGAGAAGCGCCGGAATCCGCCACGTCCATCGTGGGGGAAAGCCAGGCCCATCCGCAGGCATTCCGCCGCACCTCCCGGCGCGGCCGGGTCGCCCACGTGGCCGTTACGACGCAAGGCGCGGGCCACGTCGCGGTCAACCTCGCCAACCAGGAAGCGCGCATGCTGATCATCGAAATCAAGGGCAGCGGCGCGGAAAAGCCCGCGCCCCGCTCCCGCCAAGGAGACACGGCATGA
- a CDS encoding ABC transporter ATP-binding protein: MTPEPHGLRVSGLGAGYGQGLAIADITLHCAPGETLGLVGRNGAGKTTLLRALVAQLPRDGHVHYAGTCLDRLAPEAIARHGIAYVPQGRGLFVDFSIEENLMLAAHALPAAQAKARDLLTPAYQAFPWLRDQRRSRAGSLSGGQQQQLAIARALVARPGLILLDEPLEGIQPSIVARIVQVLRNLRTQTRPTALLLVEQNLEVVRALCDRVLLLESGRLRQAWDARALRDDPGLIARHLAL, from the coding sequence ATGACGCCTGAGCCCCACGGACTCCGCGTCAGCGGGCTCGGCGCCGGCTATGGCCAGGGCCTGGCAATCGCCGACATCACCTTGCACTGCGCGCCAGGCGAAACGCTGGGCCTGGTGGGCCGCAACGGCGCGGGCAAAACCACCTTGCTGCGCGCACTGGTCGCGCAATTGCCGCGCGACGGCCATGTCCACTACGCCGGCACGTGCCTGGACAGGCTCGCGCCCGAAGCCATTGCCCGGCACGGCATCGCCTACGTGCCGCAAGGACGCGGCCTCTTCGTCGACTTCAGCATCGAGGAAAACCTCATGCTGGCGGCCCACGCCCTGCCTGCCGCCCAGGCCAAGGCCCGCGACCTGCTCACGCCCGCCTACCAGGCCTTTCCCTGGCTGCGCGACCAACGCCGCAGCCGTGCCGGCAGCCTCTCGGGTGGCCAGCAGCAACAGCTGGCCATCGCCCGCGCCCTGGTGGCCCGGCCCGGCCTCATCCTGCTGGACGAACCCCTGGAAGGCATCCAGCCTTCCATCGTCGCCCGCATCGTGCAGGTGCTGAGGAACCTGCGCACCCAGACACGCCCCACTGCCCTGCTGCTGGTCGAACAGAACCTGGAGGTCGTCCGCGCACTGTGCGACCGCGTACTGCTGCTGGAGTCCGGCCGCCTGCGCCAGGCCTGGGACGCACGGGCGCTGCGCGACGACCCCGGCCTGATCGCCCGCCACCTGGCCCTCTGA
- a CDS encoding riboflavin synthase, protein MFTGIIAAVGRIDEVQPLQQGASDAGVRLRVTAGSLPLEDVRIGDSIAIQGACMTVVEMAGNQFDVEVSRESLRLTAGLDAIGPVNLEKALRVGDYLGGHIVSGHVDGLGEVQRFAPVGESHELVIRAPQALGRYLAYKGSITVNGVSLTVNRVEDVAEGCDFSINIIPHTLSATTLGALTPGSRVNLEIDTIARYVDRMMGQGAR, encoded by the coding sequence ATGTTCACCGGCATCATCGCCGCCGTCGGCCGCATCGACGAAGTCCAGCCCTTGCAGCAGGGGGCCAGCGACGCAGGCGTGCGCCTGCGCGTGACGGCGGGCAGCCTGCCGCTGGAAGACGTGCGCATCGGCGACTCCATCGCCATCCAGGGCGCCTGCATGACGGTGGTCGAGATGGCGGGCAATCAGTTCGACGTCGAGGTCTCGCGCGAAAGCCTGCGCCTGACGGCCGGCCTGGATGCCATCGGCCCGGTCAACCTGGAGAAGGCGCTGCGCGTGGGCGATTACCTGGGCGGCCACATCGTGTCCGGCCATGTGGATGGCCTGGGCGAGGTCCAGCGCTTCGCGCCGGTGGGCGAGTCGCATGAACTGGTGATCCGTGCGCCGCAGGCGCTGGGCCGCTACCTGGCCTACAAGGGGTCGATCACCGTCAACGGCGTGAGCCTGACCGTGAACCGGGTGGAGGACGTGGCTGAAGGGTGCGACTTCAGCATCAACATCATTCCGCATACGCTGTCGGCGACGACGCTGGGCGCGCTGACGCCTGGCTCGCGCGTGAACCTGGAGATCGACACCATCGCGCGTTATGTGGACCGGATGATGGGGCAGGGCGCGCGCTGA
- a CDS encoding FecR family protein — MTSTSLPPSDDARDRAAYWFARLQSGEASAGERAQFEAWRAADPAHVRQYAEIEALWQAAGTLDAAQQARLGRAYRAPSLPSRRRWLALGAGMGATAAAALVGVKLWPLPEEYARSIATARGERQELSLPDGSLVSLNSGSALRVRYDAGQRRIWLEEGEAFFTVTRDAGRPFVVDAGTGRVTVLGTQFNVRREGDAFSVAVAGGTVRVERGPWWNRQRALLTAGQGSRYADAASTTPDLDVQAAIAWRDGRIVFRDTPLPQALAEMNRYLPDPLRPRFAEPRLAALRVSGIFDTANPKALLAALPRILPVSVQAGTAGTVDILPR, encoded by the coding sequence ATGACCTCGACCTCCCTTCCGCCCTCGGACGATGCGCGTGATCGCGCCGCCTACTGGTTTGCCCGGCTGCAATCGGGCGAGGCCAGCGCGGGCGAGCGCGCGCAATTCGAGGCGTGGCGGGCGGCCGATCCCGCGCATGTGCGGCAGTACGCCGAGATCGAGGCCTTGTGGCAGGCGGCGGGAACGCTGGATGCGGCGCAGCAGGCCCGGCTGGGCCGGGCGTACCGAGCGCCGTCGCTGCCCAGCCGCCGCCGCTGGCTGGCGCTGGGCGCGGGCATGGGCGCGACGGCTGCCGCGGCGCTGGTGGGGGTGAAGCTCTGGCCCTTGCCCGAGGAATACGCGCGCAGCATCGCGACGGCGCGCGGCGAGCGCCAGGAGCTTTCCCTGCCCGACGGCAGCCTGGTGTCGCTGAACAGCGGCAGCGCCTTGCGGGTGCGGTACGACGCCGGGCAGCGCCGGATCTGGCTGGAGGAGGGCGAGGCGTTCTTTACCGTGACCCGTGACGCTGGCCGGCCCTTCGTTGTCGATGCGGGAACGGGGCGGGTCACGGTGCTGGGCACGCAGTTCAATGTGCGCCGGGAGGGCGATGCCTTCAGCGTCGCCGTCGCCGGCGGCACGGTCCGCGTCGAGCGCGGCCCCTGGTGGAACAGGCAGCGCGCGCTGCTGACGGCGGGCCAGGGTTCCCGTTATGCGGACGCGGCGTCCACCACGCCGGATCTGGACGTGCAGGCCGCCATCGCGTGGCGTGATGGGCGCATCGTCTTTCGCGACACCCCCTTGCCGCAGGCGCTTGCCGAGATGAACCGCTACTTGCCCGACCCGCTGCGGCCGCGTTTCGCCGAGCCCCGGCTTGCGGCGCTGCGCGTGTCGGGCATCTTCGACACGGCCAATCCCAAGGCGCTGCTTGCCGCCTTGCCGCGCATCCTGCCGGTCTCCGTCCAGGCTGGAACGGCCGGCACCGTGGACATCCTGCCGCGCTGA
- the ribD gene encoding bifunctional diaminohydroxyphosphoribosylaminopyrimidine deaminase/5-amino-6-(5-phosphoribosylamino)uracil reductase RibD yields the protein MPGRGLARAYNRAVSDTSLSFPDDTHWMRRALALAAGVLSSTRPNPRVGCVIVRDGQVLGEGATQPPGGPHAEISALRDAAARGHDVAGATAYVTLEPCSHHGRTPPCADALVAARLARVVVAMGDPNPLVNGRGLRILREAGIAVSAGLCQDEALALNVGFIARMSRGTPWAWLKLAASLDGRAALHNGVSQWITGPEARADGHQWRARSCVVLTGIGTVRADDPLLDTRLAPTAHPPRKAVIDSGFSISETARLFDGTPVLIFAARADAGKAQRLAARNAQVVLLPQADGQRVDLPAVMQWLAADGVNEVHVEAGPILSGALLAADCVDELLCYSAPMLLGDAAPMAALPRLDSLEGVRRYAYTDVQRVGEDLRLRAHLPSRWQALRDRVALNLSS from the coding sequence ATGCCGGGGCGGGGCCTGGCGCGGGCATACAATCGTGCCGTGAGCGACACCTCCCTTTCCTTTCCCGACGACACGCACTGGATGCGCCGCGCCCTGGCGCTGGCCGCGGGTGTCCTGTCGTCCACCCGGCCCAACCCGCGCGTGGGCTGCGTCATCGTGCGCGATGGGCAGGTGCTGGGCGAGGGCGCCACGCAGCCCCCTGGCGGGCCGCACGCCGAGATCAGCGCCTTGCGGGATGCCGCCGCGCGCGGCCACGACGTGGCAGGCGCCACGGCCTACGTCACGCTGGAGCCCTGCAGCCACCACGGCCGCACGCCGCCCTGCGCCGATGCGCTGGTGGCCGCGCGGCTGGCGCGCGTGGTCGTCGCCATGGGCGACCCCAACCCGCTGGTCAATGGCCGCGGCCTGCGCATCCTGCGCGAGGCCGGTATCGCGGTGTCGGCGGGACTGTGCCAGGACGAGGCCCTGGCCCTGAACGTGGGTTTCATCGCGCGCATGAGCCGCGGCACGCCCTGGGCGTGGCTGAAGCTGGCGGCGTCGCTGGACGGCCGCGCGGCCTTGCATAACGGCGTCTCGCAATGGATCACCGGCCCCGAGGCACGCGCCGACGGCCACCAGTGGCGCGCGCGCAGTTGCGTGGTGCTGACCGGCATCGGCACGGTGCGCGCCGACGATCCGCTGCTGGACACCCGGCTTGCGCCTACCGCGCACCCGCCGCGCAAGGCCGTCATCGACAGCGGGTTTTCCATTTCCGAGACGGCGCGCCTGTTCGATGGCACGCCGGTGCTGATCTTCGCCGCGCGCGCGGATGCCGGCAAGGCGCAGCGCCTGGCCGCGCGCAACGCCCAGGTGGTGCTGCTGCCGCAGGCCGACGGCCAGCGCGTCGACCTGCCCGCCGTCATGCAATGGCTGGCGGCCGATGGCGTGAACGAGGTGCATGTGGAGGCCGGGCCGATCCTGAGCGGCGCGCTGCTGGCGGCCGACTGCGTGGACGAGCTGCTGTGCTATTCGGCCCCCATGCTGCTGGGCGATGCCGCGCCCATGGCGGCGCTGCCCAGGTTGGACTCCCTGGAAGGCGTGCGCCGCTATGCCTATACCGATGTCCAGCGCGTGGGCGAGGACCTGCGGCTGCGCGCGCACCTGCCCAGCCGCTGGCAGGCCTTGCGCGATCGCGTGGCCTTGAACCTGTCGTCCTGA
- the glyA gene encoding serine hydroxymethyltransferase, which produces MFDRNRTIDQVDPDVWAAIQKEDVRQEQHIELIASENYASPAVMQAQGTQLTNKYAEGYPGKRYYGGCEHVDVVEQLAIDRLKQLFGAEAANVQPNSGSQANQGVYTAVLKPGDSVLGMSLAEGGHLTHGASVNASGKLYNFHQYGLDANEVLDYDRVEQLAKEHSPKLIVAGASAYSLHIDFARMARIARDHGALFMVDIAHYAGLVAGGAYPNPVPHADFVTSTTHKSLRGPRGGVIMMKAEHEKIVNSAIFPGIQGGPLMHVIAAKAVAFKEALAPEFKDYAAQVVKNASVLADTLVKRGLRIVSGRTESHVMLVDLRAKGITGKEAEAVLGDAHITVNKNAIPNDPEKPFVTSGVRLGTPAMTTRGFREAEAEETGNLIADVLDNPRDAATIASVRERVNALTARLPVYR; this is translated from the coding sequence ATGTTCGACCGTAACCGCACCATCGACCAGGTAGACCCCGACGTCTGGGCCGCCATCCAGAAAGAAGACGTCCGCCAGGAACAGCACATCGAGCTGATCGCTTCGGAGAACTACGCCAGCCCCGCCGTCATGCAGGCCCAGGGCACGCAGCTCACCAACAAGTACGCCGAAGGCTATCCCGGCAAGCGTTACTACGGCGGTTGCGAGCACGTGGACGTGGTCGAGCAGCTGGCCATCGACCGCCTGAAGCAGCTCTTCGGCGCCGAGGCCGCCAACGTGCAGCCCAACTCTGGCTCGCAGGCCAACCAGGGCGTCTACACGGCCGTGCTGAAGCCGGGCGACAGCGTGCTGGGCATGAGCCTGGCCGAGGGCGGCCACCTGACGCACGGCGCGTCGGTCAACGCGTCGGGCAAGCTGTACAACTTCCACCAGTACGGCCTGGATGCCAATGAAGTCCTGGACTACGACCGCGTCGAGCAACTGGCCAAGGAACACAGCCCCAAGCTGATCGTGGCGGGCGCTTCGGCCTACTCGCTGCACATCGACTTCGCGCGCATGGCCCGCATCGCCCGTGACCACGGCGCGCTGTTCATGGTCGACATCGCCCACTACGCGGGCCTGGTCGCCGGCGGCGCCTACCCCAACCCCGTGCCGCATGCCGACTTCGTCACCTCGACCACGCACAAGTCCCTGCGCGGCCCGCGCGGCGGCGTGATCATGATGAAGGCCGAACACGAAAAGATCGTCAACTCGGCGATCTTCCCCGGCATCCAGGGCGGTCCGCTCATGCACGTCATCGCCGCCAAGGCCGTGGCTTTCAAGGAAGCGCTGGCGCCGGAGTTCAAGGATTACGCCGCCCAGGTCGTCAAGAACGCCAGCGTGCTGGCCGACACCCTGGTCAAGCGTGGCCTGCGCATCGTCTCGGGCCGCACGGAAAGCCACGTCATGCTGGTCGACCTGCGCGCCAAGGGCATCACGGGCAAGGAAGCGGAAGCCGTGCTGGGCGATGCCCACATCACGGTCAACAAGAACGCCATCCCCAACGACCCCGAGAAGCCCTTCGTGACCAGCGGCGTGCGCCTGGGCACCCCGGCCATGACCACCCGCGGCTTCCGTGAAGCCGAGGCCGAGGAAACCGGCAACCTGATCGCCGACGTGCTGGACAATCCGCGCGACGCCGCGACCATCGCGTCGGTGCGCGAGCGCGTCAATGCCCTGACCGCGCGCCTGCCGGTATATCGCTAA
- a CDS encoding sigma-70 family RNA polymerase sigma factor, which produces MSSVPPAEPVWLAQYRKLARLWARGGANRHDAEDAAQDAALRCLERAGSALEDPSAYLRRSVANRLVSLHRAQRVRQAQALHELAEPEHPAAASAEAHYQARQLAERLTDALCELPPACQEAFRLRRFDGLSNGEIAERLGVSRNMVERHMMRAMRYLHDRMGS; this is translated from the coding sequence ATGTCGTCCGTCCCGCCAGCCGAACCGGTATGGCTTGCGCAATACCGCAAGCTTGCGCGGCTTTGGGCGCGTGGTGGCGCCAACCGGCATGATGCCGAGGATGCCGCCCAGGATGCCGCGCTGCGCTGCCTGGAGCGCGCTGGCAGTGCCCTGGAGGACCCTTCGGCCTATCTGCGGCGCAGCGTCGCCAATCGGCTCGTCAGCCTGCATCGCGCGCAGCGCGTGCGCCAGGCGCAAGCCCTGCACGAGTTGGCGGAACCGGAGCACCCGGCTGCCGCCAGCGCCGAGGCGCACTACCAGGCCCGCCAGTTGGCCGAGCGCTTGACCGATGCCTTGTGCGAGCTGCCGCCGGCCTGCCAGGAAGCCTTCCGCCTGCGGCGCTTCGACGGGTTGAGCAACGGCGAGATCGCCGAGCGCCTGGGCGTGTCGCGCAATATGGTGGAACGCCATATGATGCGGGCCATGAGATACCTGCATGATCGCATGGGCAGTTGA